Genomic DNA from Colius striatus isolate bColStr4 chromosome 7, bColStr4.1.hap1, whole genome shotgun sequence:
TTGGCAATTCAGTTTATCCCACATAAAAAGTGCAAACATCTCTCAAATAAAACAAGTTGTGCATTTCTTGAGGGGAGAAAAGACAGACCAGAACCCCTGACAATTCATACTGACATCCAATCCCATCGTACAAGACACCTTTGTGAGGTTTTTGGGACACAGCTAGGACATCATCTAAAGTGGAAAATTACAGATGCTACTACAACACTACCACGACAGACCATTTTAATGATAATGCTCCTTCATAAGCTGTGATGCTAAGACCACGCAAACTTGCACTGATCTATTTATAATTCAAGTCTTCTCTCTATTCCATGATAAAGAGGTCTTAGAGAATGAAAGCACAGTCCAGAGAGTCCTTCTGAGAGCACAGAGCAGATTTCAGCCTTCTCCATTTCCTATATCTCAACAGCTGCAGAAGTGCCATTTGTGTAGCCACCTTTAGACTTCATGTGGTCCTGAATTGTTACAGCCTGGAAAAAAGTTGATTAGAACATGCATCTTATAAAGTCTGGTTGCCAGAGCAATTATTAAAAGCATCAATTTAAAGAGGCAGGTGAGCCTTATGTTTACAATGCTGGGTCCCAATGGTACTAGGGAGAAGTAGTAACTAAACCCAGGATTGTTAAGTGCTGTTTTAAGTCAGCTCATGAGGTGGGTCTTGCCATCCAAAATCCACTTATTTTCACATCCCTCACCCTGGCACAACTTTGATTTCAAAGTGATGTATTATCAGGACCTAGTATCAAGCACATCCACACAGTCCTTATGCAAAAGGTTCCTATTGTATGTAAAGACACTGCTGGCCAAATATATCTGGCCCACTATCTTACATTTACAAGCCAAAGGACGTTTCTGTTCTGATGCTGTTCTATTGAtgaaaaatctctctctcttaAAATGATCTAGTACTTTATTAGCTACCTGTTCTACGTGTTACTGAGTGGAGATTCCTGCTTATCCAAGAAGTGCACACTTACTGATGAATAGCCACTACTCATCTCTCCTGCCCCAACATGTGCAGTGTGTACAAAGTTCATTGGTTCTCCTATCATGTTCCGGTCCAGTCTCCGACGCCTCTTCTGTAAGAGAGAGGATCTCTTAGCTCTCTATTCAGAAAGCACAAGCAGCTTTCAGACAGAAACAAACAGCCAAAATATATAAACAACCACAGTTGGTACTGACTCAGCCAGTCTAAGTTTCAGACTGTTTTCAGTAAGATAGGGTCAAAGTCACTTTTATTCCTGCTAATTGAATTTTAGCAAAAGGCTTCTTTAATGGTGGAAAGTCAGAGCCTGACGGTTGCAAACAGTCATACAGACAAAGTTACTGTCGAAACACACATAGTTTAAACatttaaacagctccagttttAGCTTTAGCATTATTTAGCCCAAACTAATCAAAGCAACATGACACAAAAGTGTTTTCCACATAATTGAAAGACAAAGTTTCAAATCTGATAAAGGATGACAGTTGTGCCTCTACCTACCGGCTGGGGCTGTTCACCATTGCACCAGTTAAAGCAAACCAGGAATTCAGTCATTATCTTTTTCAGTAGGTAGTAAGGTCTTGTTAAGTGTAATTATTTCTCCAGTAGGAGGACCAAGATCCAGTTCCTAAATGAAGTTTAGGAAGGAATGATTTGTGCAGATTGACTGGTAAAGATCACAGAAAGTAGCTGATACCTGCAAAGAGATTATTATTTAAATTTGTACCAAAAATCTACCAAAGTCTTGAGCAATAGACATTTCAGAAGATTAAAGACAAAGACTGTAACATTctaaaacacacctggacagaACAGTAGCATCAATTTCAAATCAACGTGTTTACTTCAGAAATCAGGGTTAAGAACCCTCCATGTTTACTCTAGACAGATAGTTTAAGAGGTTTCTTTACAGAGGCGTAGTAAAAGCAATGCTGGAAGTGAGCCAGGCCTCGTTTAACAGTCTGTGATCTGGTTGTAAGCAGACCTAGCCAATGCTTATGAACTATttagtattttgaaataaaatagctTTGAGGCTCAACTGATCAAATGCTTAACATTTGCACACCAGTGTGGAAGAGTTTCCTTCTTACCTCTGTtacagttactcttcttagacatagaaaagctgaaaagaaaggGTATTCTGCAACTGCAATAACcccttgaaaggaaaaaaaaaagaaaaagctttgtaCACCAGCAATAGAAACTGAACACGAGATCCTGGAGCTTCCCAGAATGTATTGACTATTAATTAAAACCATTATCACAGCACTCCTGAACTGGAGACACAACCAAGAAACTCACTGACCTGTAATAAAAAAGGACTTTTTAGGGgttactgactttttttttaaaagtatcttcATTCAAATCAAAGCCAAGACTACACAGTAACCTTTCAGATAACTTTTTCTCCACTGCCCAAATCATTAAAACAATATTCTAACATGTATATTTGTAAAGAATGGGGTGTTTTAAGACCTTACAGCTTAACAGAAGTTACAGCTTCATCAATTCACTCTTCCCAAACCCCTGCTGAAGTCTTCACAACCACTAAGCTTCTGCCTTCCCAGGCATTTCTTATGTAGTCCCACAATTATGTAATTAACACATCTACTTCTTCCACCTTTGTGGTTTTCTTACACTTCATCACTTTTCACACTTCCAGCAGATTTTTGGAGTTTCTGCCATTTAGGTTTCTAAGCATTTTTTACATGTGCCTTTCAGCTGTAGGTGGCCTGTAGGGTACATTAGCACAGACTGTGTCACATATTATTCCATTTTATCCTATGTGGTTTTAATATAATACATTATCTGGCTCAATTACAATTTTTCACCTCACTTTATCTTCtcacaatgtttttttttttgccactgaTGCCTTATTTGGGTGCAGCAAAGAAAGGACAGTGGCCCACACAACCATAACGAAGTGCAGAAGTTGAAGCTTTAGCCTATACTTCACATTAATTGCAGATTTTGGGGATTGATTGCATATTAAGGAGACTGTATCACAGCtaagattttcttaaaaatcatAAAGTGTGTCAGTGTACTAACAGCCCATTTTGAAAGCAGACTGAGACAGGCATTGAATGAGATAAACATCCCCACCCCAAAGTAAATGCCTACTCTCCTCCCGCCATACCCCACAGCATTTGGCCACCTCCCCACCTCTGCTTCATGAGTACCTGGCTCTtacctgctgctcccagggagtcctgatgggatgctaTGTCCTCATTCAGGCACTGGCACTCAGCCAGCTCCCGTCTTGGCAACTCAGTACATTTGCAGTTGGTATTCCTGGGTTATAATTAATCTGGGTTGCTAAGAATGCAATGTGATCGTTCCTCCAGTCTGTAAGGTGCTGCAGAAGTCTGTTGAGCAGTTCACACTTACCTACAGGTgtcagaaaagaacagaaaccaAAAACAGTGCCCTAGTTTGGTGTCAGATTTGTGCAGCCCTGCAGTGTTCTCAGCACTACCCATACAGCCCGTGGCTCACTTCCACCCCTGCGGCAGCTCTGCAGGTGTCCCTCTGGCACACAGCAGTACTGGACCTCTTCCTGTTGTGTTTTACAACAGAactcttcttttcctctgcatGAGTCAGAGTGTCATCCTCCAGGACAGGAATGACTGTACCAGGGCATGGGACACCACCTTCCTCCCAGAGGCTCAGGGTTTCCACACTAACTGGAAGAATTTCAAAAACATCTTAATGTGTTCAGGCTCGCCCAGGACTAATAAAATGCCAATAGGAGTCTCcaaactgagaagaaaacatcaTTTTGTCACTGCTGGCACACAGACCAGGACTGGACAATATCCTGTTGTTCTTTCGCTCTATTTTTCACCATAGCAGCAGTATCATCGAGGAGAGAGAGACAAAGGGCCAGGGAAATGGCTAGCACACGCAGACACAGACGTCAAATGTGATGGGCAGGATGTACAGCCCTGCTGCAGTTCCCAGCCTTCAAGCTCCTGTGAGCTTCATGAATGTTTAGATACACATTATTGAGCATAGCATTCTGCTTGTTCTACCATTGCTGTACAATAAAAAGTATTCAAAATATTCTTATATTTTACTTACAAAATACTAGTCCTGTAGGAAGGGAAAATGTCTGAAAGGAACCAAAAGAATGCTCCCTTCCCCTAGGCGTGAGTGAGAGGTGGGTCCTAATCTTGATAAATAACATCACTCAACATATCTGTTCCTGACAATGGCCTTAAGACTCAAGGTCAGATGGTGACAAACCCTTGAGCTGCTAGGGAAAAACAATGAGCCTAAAGTTCTCACATCACACATCAGAACCATCACCCCACCCCAATCAAACTGTCAGATTGCAGTAACTGCATCCAGTCCTTGTCGGTTTTTGTTCCAGCTCTTTCAGTACTGGATTGGTGTGAGAAGCATATTTCTGCCCAATTGCCTCTTTAAAAGTCACTGTGCTTCTAATCTGTTCATTGTACTTtgctctttagatatttatgtcATGTTTAAATCCTGAAACAGTTGTACATTTACACATGTGCACGGTGAGGCAGGGTAAAAAGCAgtgaagattttatttctagGTCAAAAATTAGTTTTGAGCATGAAACTCGAGAAGCACATCTTGCTTGGTGAAAAGTGAACCCCATAAATTACCAAGACTTTGCAAGAACCTTGGAGCCAAATGGCTGAAATCGTGTGGCAGTGAATTTAACTGCATGGAAAAAGCACTATTAATTCACAGATTAAGTTCAGTTTGAGATGTAGTCCTCAAACTACATTATTATGTAGCATATGGTTATATATTTAGGTTCTGCCATCCTGAAGCTTCATGGAAAGCTGAGATTAGGGT
This window encodes:
- the LOC104562330 gene encoding CDC42 small effector protein 2-B-like, whose protein sequence is MTEFLVCFNWCNGEQPQPKRRRRLDRNMIGEPMNFVHTAHVGAGEMSSGYSSAVTIQDHMKSKGGYTNGTSAAVEI